A genomic region of Phragmites australis chromosome 2, lpPhrAust1.1, whole genome shotgun sequence contains the following coding sequences:
- the LOC133908613 gene encoding alliin lyase-like, which produces MEAGGGQQPRRPAGLRPLVVLYPSLLLNALFVAHHFLLPARWLGSAGDGGNCGLSWTLQAAREAEAVAATDCSGHGQVFLDGVADEDGRSGCECNRCFAGPDCSLRTPNCTADADSGNPLFLEPYWMRHAAASAVMVSGWHRLSYTTTDSIFQSVELKNQIRRLHRAVGNAVVDGKHLVFGAGSMQLINALVHALSPDASAASPPARVVASAPYYPAYRTQTTMFDGREYKWGGTTALWANASRNSTDGFIEFVTSPNNPDALLHKPVLGGSAVIFDHAYYWPHFTHIPAPADEDVMLFTMSKPSGHAGSRFGWALIRDEKVAKRAYEYVQSSTFGASRDTQLRMLRIVKAILANLHGKDDIFAFGHDVMRARWRRLNAVVSRSRRISLQKIPPQYCTYFKRIREPSPAYAWVKCEREEDEDCYEALLKAKIITRTGVGNEASSRYTRVSLLKSNDDFDVLMERITDLVNAEKYDAPSSSSM; this is translated from the exons ATGGAGGCCGGTGGAGGGCAGCAGCCTAGACGACCTGCAGGCCTGCGGCCCCTTGTCGTGCTCTACCCGTCGTTGCTCCTCAACGCCCTCTTCGTCGCGCACCACTTCCTCTTGCCGGCCCGGTGGCTCGGCTCGGCCGGCGACGGTGGCAACTGCGGGCTGAGCTGGACGCTGCAGGCGGCCAGGGAGGCCGAGGCCGTGGCCGCCACGGATTGCTCGGGCCACGGGCAGGTGTTCCTGGATGGCGTGGCCGATGAGGACGGGCGGTCCGGGTGCGAGTGCAACCGCTGCTTCGCCGGGCCGGATTGCTCCCTCCGGACGCCCAACTGCACCGCCGACGCGGACAG CGGGAACCCGTTGTTCCTGGAGCCGTACTGGATGCGTCACGCCGCGGCCAGCGCCGTGATGGTCTCCGGGTGGCACCGCTTGAGCTACACCACCACCGACAGCATCTTCCAGTCCGTCGAGCTCAAGAACCAGATCCGGCGGCTGCACAGGGCTGTCGGCAACGCAGTCGTCGATGGCAAGCACCTGGTGTTCGGCGCCGGCTCCATGCAGCTTATCAACGCGCTGGTGCACGCGCTCTCCCCGGACGCCAGCGCCGCCTCACCACCGGCCCGCGTGGTCGCCAGCGCGCCGTATTACCCG GCGTACAGAACACAGACGACGATGTTCGATGGCCGGGAGTACAAATGGGGCGGAACCACTGCTCTCTGGGCCAACGCGTCACGGAACTCCACCGACGGCTTCATCGAGTTCGTCACGTCGCCGAACAACCCCGACGCCCTGCTCCACAAGCCCGTCCTCGGCGGCTCAGCGGTGATCTTCGACCACGCGTACTACTGGCCGCACTTCACGCACATCCCGGCGCCGGCCGACGAGGACGTCATGCTGTTCACCATGTCCAAGCCCTCCGGGCATGCCGGCAGCAGATTCGG ATGGGCGCTGATCAGGGACGAGAAAGTGGCTAAAAGGGCGTACGAGTACGTGCAGAGCAGCACATTTGGCGCGTCCAGGGACACCCAGCTGCGGATGCTGCGCATCGTGAAGGCCATACTGGCCAACCTGCACGGCAAGGATGATATCTTCGCTTTCGGGCACGACGTGATGAGAGCCAGGTGGCGCAGGCTGAACGCCGTTGTGTCGAGGTCCCGTCGCATATCGCTGCAGAAGATCCCTCCCCAGTACTGCACCTACTTCAAGCGGATCAGGGAGCCATCGCCAG CTTATGCTTGGGTGAAATGCGAGAGGGAGGAAGACGAAGACTGCTACGAGGCGCTGCTCAAGGCAAAGATCATCACACGCACCGGCGTCGGGAACGAGGCTAGCAGCAGGTACACGAGGGTGAGCCTCCTCAAGTCGAATGACGACTTCGACGTGCTCATGGAGAGGATCACAGATCTTGTCAATGCCGAGAAGTACGACGCTCCTAGTTCGAGCTCCATGTGA
- the LOC133908612 gene encoding probable choline kinase 2 — MVAIENQGQVARAVEVAPAPTPAPRIPKEARRLLHELASAWADVADCRALEVVPLKGAMTNEVYQVRWLTGLGEVEPKEREVRKALMRIYGDGVDLFFDREDEVRTFECMSRHGQGPRLLGRFPNGRVEEFIHARTLSAADLRDPEISALLASKLREFHNLDMPGPKSILIWDRLRNWLQAAKNLCSSEEAKEFRLDSLENEITALENEFSVDYHWVGFCHNDLQYGNIMIDEETNMLTIIDYEYASFNPVAYDIANHFCEMAADYHSAKPHILDYSKYPDIDEQKRFVKTYLSTSGEEPDAEEVENLLQNIEKYTLASHLVWGLWGIISDHVNDIDFDYKEYARQRFEQYWQKQPVTITS, encoded by the exons ATGGTGGCGATCGAGAACCAGGGCCAGGTCGCGAGGGCGGTGGAGGTGGCACCGGCTccgacgccggcgccgcggATCCCCAAGGaggcgcggcggctgctgcaCGAGCTGGCGTCAGCGTGGGCGGACGTGGCGGACTGCCGCGCGCTGGAGGTGGTGCCGCTCAAGGGCGCCATGACCAACGAGGTCTACCAGGTGCGCTGGCTCACCGGCCTCGGCGAAGTGGAGCCCAAGGAGAGGGAGGTGAGGAAAGCGCTGATGCGGATATACGGCGACGGCGTCGACCTCTTCTTCGACCGCGAGGACGAGGTCCGCACCTTCGAGTGCATGTCCCGCCACGGCCAGGGACCCCGCCTCCTCGGCCGCTTCCCCAACGGCCGCGTTGAGGAGTTCATCCACGCACGG ACACTGTCAGCTGCCGACCTTCGAGATCCCGAGATTTCAGCTCTTTTAGCTTCCAAACTGAGGGAATTCCACAACCTTGACATGCCTGGTCCCAAATCTATACTCATTTGGGACAGACTGAG GAACTGGCTACAAGCTGCCAAGAACTTGTGCTCATCTGAGGAAGCCAAGGAATTTCGTTTGGACAGCCTGGAGAACGAGATTACTGCATTGGAGAACGAATTTTCAGTTGATTACCACTGGGTTGGTTTTTGTCACAACGATCTTCAGTATGGCAACATCATGATTGATGAAGAGACCAACATGCTGACCATCATT GATTATGAGTATGCAAGCTTCAACCCAGTTGCGTATGACATTGCCAACCATTTCTGCGAGATGGCAGCAGACTATCATTCAGCAAAACCTCATATACTGGACTACAGCAAATATCCAG ATATTGATGAGCAGAAGCGTTTCGTGAAGACCTACCTGAGCACTTCTG GTGAGGAACCTgatgcggaggaggtggagaatCTGCTCCAAAACATTGAGAAGTACACGCTCGCCAGTCATCTAGTATGGGGCCTCTGGGGAATAATTTCG GATCATGTCAACGATATTGACTTCGACTACAAGGAGTATGCGAGGCAGAGATTCGAGCAGTACTGGCAGAAGCAGCCGGTAACAATAACTTCTTGA